One region of Mycolicibacterium rhodesiae NBB3 genomic DNA includes:
- a CDS encoding cytochrome P450 — MNSKHVVDLYYDPFDFGIDDDPYPVWARMRDEAPLYYNEKYNFYALSRYDDVARALPDWETYRSGRGTTADILFAGIEVPPGILLFEDPPLHDLHRRLLSRVFTPRRMLAVEDLVRDFCARELDPLRDGDGFDFVRDLGAIMPMRTIGYLLGIPEDGQQQIRDLNDKSITVADGSGDVSPTIFQDAIAMFAEYIEWRATHPSDDLMTELLNAEVEEQDGTRRPLERTEVLAYTAMIAGAGNETTARLIGFMGQLLGDHPAQRHELVADPSLIPSAVEETLRYEPPSPVQARYVARDVELYGHTVTEGSYMLLLNGSANRDAAKFTDPDRYDIHRTGGHLSFGQGLHFCLGSALARLEGRIAFEEVLKRWPDWEVDYDNATRARTSSVRGWAQLPVRTS, encoded by the coding sequence ATGAACAGCAAACACGTAGTCGACCTGTACTACGACCCGTTCGATTTCGGTATCGACGACGATCCGTACCCGGTGTGGGCGCGGATGCGCGACGAAGCACCGCTGTATTACAACGAGAAGTACAACTTCTACGCATTGAGTCGCTACGACGATGTCGCCCGTGCCTTGCCGGATTGGGAGACGTACCGGTCGGGGCGGGGGACAACCGCCGACATCCTGTTCGCCGGTATCGAGGTGCCGCCTGGGATTCTGCTGTTCGAGGATCCGCCGCTGCACGATCTGCATCGCCGTCTGTTGTCGCGGGTGTTCACGCCCCGCCGGATGCTCGCCGTCGAGGATCTGGTTCGCGACTTCTGCGCGCGTGAACTCGATCCGCTCCGCGATGGCGACGGCTTCGACTTCGTCCGCGATCTCGGTGCCATCATGCCGATGCGCACCATCGGCTACCTGTTGGGGATCCCCGAAGACGGACAACAGCAGATCCGCGATCTCAACGACAAGAGCATCACGGTCGCCGACGGATCGGGGGACGTGAGCCCCACCATCTTTCAGGATGCGATCGCGATGTTCGCCGAGTACATCGAGTGGCGCGCGACGCACCCGTCTGATGACCTGATGACCGAACTGCTCAATGCCGAAGTCGAGGAGCAGGACGGGACACGCCGACCGCTGGAACGCACCGAAGTTCTGGCCTATACCGCGATGATCGCCGGCGCGGGCAATGAGACGACTGCGCGGCTGATCGGATTCATGGGCCAACTCCTCGGCGACCACCCCGCTCAGCGTCACGAACTCGTCGCCGATCCGTCGCTGATCCCTTCGGCGGTGGAGGAGACGCTGCGCTATGAGCCCCCATCACCGGTGCAGGCGCGGTACGTCGCGCGCGACGTCGAACTGTACGGACACACCGTGACCGAGGGCTCCTACATGTTGTTGCTGAACGGTTCGGCCAATCGCGATGCGGCCAAGTTCACCGACCCGGACCGCTACGACATCCACCGCACGGGCGGACATCTGAGCTTCGGCCAGGGACTGCACTTCTGCCTCGGGTCGGCGCTCGCGCGGCTCGAGGGTCGGATCGCGTTCGAAGAGGTGCTCAAACGGTGGCCGGACTGGGAGGTCGACTACGACAACGCCACGCGCGCAAGGACATCCAGCGTGCGCGGCTGGGCTCAGCTGCCCGTCAGGACCTCGTAG
- a CDS encoding TetR/AcrR family transcriptional regulator, whose product MPQPSSAKKAAATESARRPRGEARRLLLDAARELFARQDYRGTTTREIAEAAGVTEYLLFRHFGSKAGLFREALVLPFTNFVDDFGATWQAVVPEETEEDELAKQFVGRLYDVLVQHQGLLLTLIASDGLSDEEIDSAGIADIRRALTVLGQISAEGMSIRGMRSTQPDLPAHSTVAMIVGMVALRSTFYGSEPPPREAIVDELVQATLHGFLHRP is encoded by the coding sequence GTGCCCCAGCCAAGTTCGGCCAAAAAGGCAGCGGCCACCGAGTCGGCGAGGCGCCCCCGCGGTGAGGCGCGGCGGCTGCTGCTCGACGCGGCACGAGAACTGTTCGCCCGCCAGGATTACCGCGGCACCACAACGCGTGAGATCGCCGAGGCCGCCGGCGTCACCGAGTATCTCCTGTTCCGACATTTCGGCTCGAAGGCCGGGTTGTTCCGTGAAGCCCTCGTGCTGCCGTTCACCAACTTCGTCGACGACTTCGGTGCGACGTGGCAGGCTGTCGTCCCCGAGGAGACCGAAGAGGACGAACTCGCCAAGCAATTCGTCGGCCGGCTGTACGACGTGCTGGTGCAACACCAGGGTCTATTGCTGACGCTGATAGCTTCCGACGGGCTCAGTGACGAGGAGATCGACAGCGCGGGCATCGCCGACATCCGACGAGCGCTCACGGTGCTCGGTCAGATCAGCGCCGAAGGCATGAGCATCCGCGGAATGCGTTCCACCCAGCCGGATCTGCCTGCGCACTCGACCGTGGCGATGATCGTCGGCATGGTCGCCCTGCGCTCGACCTTCTACGGATCCGAGCCCCCACCGCGGGAGGCGATCGTCGACGAACTCGTGCAGGCGACACTGCACGGCTTCCTGCACCGCCCCTGA
- a CDS encoding CaiB/BaiF CoA transferase family protein, with protein sequence MSDKPLAGVRVLEAAAWTFVPAAGAVLAEWGAEVIKIEPREGGDPQRGLVTMGLIPGGTDGVNYMIEVPNRGKKSIGIDMTTEGGQEVVHELAKSCDVFLTSYLPNRRKRFRIDVDDIRAVNPDIVYVRGSGYGPQGPDANKAGYDGVSFWSRGGICDAFTRDLPEPVMQTPAFGDLIGGLTIAGGISAALYKRKATGETSIVDVSLLGLAAWTMSPGVTASMLYGGDPMPNFTHRELPNPLVGTYKTKDDRYITLMMLQGDKFYPEFMTVIGRTDLLTDNRFAEGHARFENRGELIDILDEEFAARSVDEWREILAPLSGAWSVLQKPSELRYDPAVVANGYIPEVNAMNGAPFVVPTNPVQFDEDHVRPTGAPEHGQHTEEILLEAGVAWEKIEQYKEQGAVL encoded by the coding sequence ATGAGCGACAAACCCCTGGCCGGTGTCCGCGTATTGGAGGCGGCTGCATGGACTTTCGTCCCCGCGGCGGGCGCGGTACTGGCCGAATGGGGCGCCGAGGTCATCAAGATCGAGCCTCGCGAGGGCGGCGATCCACAGCGCGGGTTGGTCACCATGGGCTTGATCCCCGGCGGCACCGATGGTGTGAACTACATGATCGAGGTGCCCAACCGCGGCAAGAAGTCGATCGGTATCGACATGACCACCGAGGGCGGTCAAGAGGTCGTCCACGAACTCGCCAAATCCTGCGACGTCTTCCTCACCAGCTATCTGCCCAACCGGCGCAAGCGATTCCGGATCGACGTCGACGACATCCGCGCCGTCAATCCCGACATCGTCTACGTCCGCGGGTCGGGTTACGGCCCACAGGGGCCGGATGCGAACAAGGCGGGCTACGACGGGGTGTCCTTCTGGTCGCGGGGCGGGATCTGCGACGCGTTCACCCGGGATCTGCCCGAGCCGGTCATGCAGACACCGGCATTCGGCGACCTGATCGGGGGACTGACCATCGCCGGCGGCATCTCGGCGGCGCTCTACAAGAGGAAAGCCACCGGTGAGACGTCCATCGTCGACGTCTCGCTGCTCGGGCTCGCCGCATGGACGATGAGTCCCGGCGTCACCGCGTCGATGCTGTACGGCGGAGATCCGATGCCCAACTTCACCCACCGTGAGCTGCCCAACCCGCTGGTCGGGACGTACAAGACCAAGGACGATCGCTACATCACGCTGATGATGCTGCAGGGCGACAAGTTCTATCCCGAGTTCATGACGGTGATCGGCCGCACAGACCTGTTGACCGACAATCGATTTGCCGAAGGTCACGCGCGCTTCGAGAACCGCGGCGAACTCATCGACATCCTCGACGAAGAGTTCGCGGCACGTTCGGTCGACGAGTGGCGCGAGATCCTCGCGCCGTTGTCCGGCGCGTGGAGCGTGTTGCAGAAGCCCAGTGAGTTGCGCTACGACCCCGCGGTCGTCGCCAACGGTTATATCCCGGAAGTCAACGCCATGAACGGGGCGCCTTTCGTGGTGCCCACCAATCCCGTTCAGTTCGACGAAGATCACGTCCGGCCGACGGGCGCTCCGGAACACGGTCAGCACACGGAAGAGATCCTGCTCGAGGCAGGCGTCGCCTGGGAGAAGATCGAGCAGTACAAGGAACAAGGCGCTGTGCTGTAG
- a CDS encoding spirocyclase AveC family protein: MNTEMTPLLVAANAFGWLSGILFTIAGIYLSVRRGRLHPLLLLCISAISFSWIEAPYDWAMYAQFPPALPRMPSWWPLNMTWGGLPSSVPLGYIGYFCIPAVTGAWLGRRLVARFNWRAPITLLITGLVVGFCWALVFNAGLGARLGVFHYAYVLPGLAIFEGTLNQYPIYDAIAMGIQMMVFTYLLGRTDSEGRNVIEMWSDKLSKTKVQSAVLSIVAVIVIGNVLYGAVFAPHLVTMKLGYVTSGPDVQLFPGVENQPR; encoded by the coding sequence GTGAACACCGAGATGACGCCGCTGTTGGTCGCGGCCAACGCGTTCGGCTGGCTCAGCGGCATTCTCTTCACGATCGCAGGGATCTATCTCAGCGTGCGCCGCGGCCGCCTGCATCCGCTGCTGCTCCTGTGCATCTCCGCGATTTCGTTCTCGTGGATCGAGGCGCCGTACGACTGGGCGATGTATGCGCAGTTCCCGCCCGCGCTGCCCCGCATGCCGTCGTGGTGGCCCCTGAACATGACGTGGGGCGGACTGCCCTCGTCGGTCCCGCTGGGGTACATCGGATACTTCTGCATCCCCGCAGTCACCGGCGCGTGGCTTGGGCGACGACTGGTCGCCCGGTTCAACTGGCGCGCACCGATCACCCTGCTGATCACCGGTCTAGTCGTCGGCTTCTGCTGGGCATTGGTGTTCAACGCTGGGCTGGGCGCCCGCCTCGGCGTCTTCCACTACGCCTACGTGCTTCCCGGTCTGGCGATCTTCGAAGGCACGTTGAACCAATACCCCATCTACGACGCCATCGCGATGGGCATTCAGATGATGGTCTTCACGTATCTGTTGGGCCGCACCGACTCTGAAGGCCGCAATGTCATCGAAATGTGGTCGGACAAGTTGTCGAAGACCAAAGTCCAGTCGGCGGTGCTGTCCATCGTCGCGGTCATCGTCATCGGAAACGTCCTCTACGGAGCCGTTTTCGCACCCCATCTCGTGACGATGAAGTTGGGATACGTGACCTCGGGGCCGGATGTCCAGCTGTTCCCCGGCGTAGAAAACCAGCCCCGATAG